One part of the Rutidosis leptorrhynchoides isolate AG116_Rl617_1_P2 chromosome 1, CSIRO_AGI_Rlap_v1, whole genome shotgun sequence genome encodes these proteins:
- the LOC139851230 gene encoding uncharacterized protein: MITTSAPLGNTRGPVSQQYTFGSPFPIVPQNMPNTSTILPATGVIPMVTHQNASLPMGPQIWIGGNPWVSLPYQNVYTGGALVTNNLHHEANGNVGGYFDQSWKSQKTPFVSSRQNHPLPVGMKITSHLGYYEGKNDPDDFINIFKGAARMSRWDTAVACHASKFSQQNKHKKNHVAAHSIKQKDNEASRAFFIRYTDETQQIPGIPESQRISELLYGCRTRAMVEYLSRDLLKTYEALLDKAYVWLDAKDTANSFVYEEFQGFKRKEKASHREEKSERRNGRNRFSPYRTENTFGILETLMKSPKEILATERAAQAFKAPPNLNSKGKLRDTSKFCDFHNDFGHETDDCIQLMQAIEEAVRSGKLAHLVEGICNPKTPKQEPNPEEKKSNANNAILMVAECFAVEKLRTYKRGRKSEVIDWEEISFPALNTITPFDKPIIINGRVCERDVHRVYLDGGSACDIMYEHCFNQLSPAIKARLNPPRVPLVGFSGEKCWPIGEIDLDFTIGEPPLFGTETLDFVVVRSTSHHNILLGRVAMIKMGIIASTIHQLVKFYTPKGIGP; encoded by the exons ATGATTACCACCAGTGCCCCATTGGGCAACACCAGAGGGCCAGTTTCGCAACAATATACCTTCGGGAGTCCGTTTCCCATTGTTCCGCAAAACATGCCTAACACCAGCACGATCCTACCAGCTACGGGAGTCATTCCCATGGTGACTCATCAAAACGCTTCGTTACCTATGGGGCCGCAAATATGGATCGGGGGTAATCCGTGGGTGAGCTTACCCTACCAAAATGTGTATACTGGAGGCGCCCTCGTAACGAACAATCTTCACCACGAAGCCAATGGAAACGTCGGCGGATACTTTGACCAATCCTGGAAAAGTCAGAAAACCCCTTTTGTATCTTCAAGACAAAACCACCCATTACCAGTCGGGATGAAGATAACTTCCCATCTGGGGTATTACGAGGGGAAAAATGACCCTGATgattttataaatatcttcaaAGGTGCGGCTCGAATGTCAAGATGGGATACTGCTGTAGCTTGCCATGC GTCAAAGTTCAGCCAGCAAAACAAGCACAAGAAAAATCATGTTGCTGCTCACAGTATCAAGCAGAAGGATAACGAAGCTTCGAGAGCTTTTTTCATCCGGTATACGGATGAAACCCAACAGATCCCAGGAATCCCCGAGTCACAAAGAATCTCGGAGCTCTTATACGGATGTAGGACCCGAGCGATGGTGGAGTATCTTAGCCGAGATCTCCTCAAAACTTACGAAGCTTTACTAGACAAGGCTTACGTTTGGTTGGATGCTAAAGACACCGCCAATAGCTTCGTATACGAAGAATTCCAAGGTTTTAAGCGAAAAGAAAAGGCAAGTCATCGTGAAGAAAAATCCGAAAGAAGGAACGGACGGAACAGGTTCTCCCCTTACCGAACGGAAAACACCTTCGGGATCCTCGAAACGTTGATGAAGTCACCTAAAGAGATCCTAGCTACTGAAAGAGCTGCCCAAGCTTTTAAAGCTCCACCAAATCTGAATAGCAAGGGGAAGTTGAGAGATACAAGCAAATTTTGTGACTTTCACAATGACTTCGGGCACGAAACAGACGATTGCATACAGTTGATGCAGGCCATAGAAGAGGCAGTCAGATCTGGAAAATTAGCGCATCTGGTAGAGGGCATATGCAACCCGAAGACACCGAAGCAAGAACCTAATCCCGAAGAAAAGAAATCGAATGCAAACAACGCCATACTGATGGTCGCAGAATGCTTCGCTGTTGAGAAACTAAGGACCTACAAGAGGGGAAGAAAAAGTGAAGTGATTGATTGGGAAGAGATCTCCTTCCCAGCACTCAATACCATCACTCCCTTCGATAAACCTATAATAATCAATGGACGAGTCTGTGAGAGAGATGTACATCGAGTTTACCTGGATGGCGGCAGTGCATGCGACATCATGTATGAGCATTGCTTCAATCAGCTTAGCCCAGCCATTAAAGCCCGCCTAAATCCACCAAGAGTACCTCTAGTCGGATTCTCCGGGGAAAAATGCTGGCCTATCGGAGAGATAGACCTCGATTTCACGATTGGAGAACCACCGTTATTCGGGACTGAAACACTAGACTTTGTAGTAGTTCGGTCCACCTCACATCATAACATTCTACTAGGTAGAGTGGCCATGATAAAAATGGGAATAATTGCATCTACTATACATCAATTAGTAAAGTTTTACACGCCCAAAGGGATCGGTCCCTAG
- the LOC139851261 gene encoding uncharacterized protein, translated as MKPEKSGRMAKWAIELREHDIDFQARHSIKAQVLADFMAETMETNEGSDSTFAQIIIPPVETKEWKLFTDGASSSDGSGAGLMLINREGQEFTYALRFEFNTTNNEAEYEALLAGLRRAKEKKIEHLQAFIDSQLVANQVLGIFEARQPTIQPYLSKVRELMESFRSFTIEHVRRSQNKKADALTKLASITFAHLAKEVLVEVLEKRSIEAQEVHNLVTEEENTWMKPIREYLELGILPEDKKEARKIRIKAPSYNMMNGALYRKSFLTPWIRCVGPNQASMITREMREGICGLHSGPRLIVAKILRMGYYWPTMHEDTVTLLRTCEPC; from the coding sequence ATGAAGCCAGAAAAGTCAGGAAGAATGGCCAAATGGGCCATAGAGCTCAGGGAACATGACATCGATTTCCAAGCTCGTCATTCAATTAAAGCCCAAGTGTTAGCAGACTTCATGGCAGAAACAATGGAGACAAACGAAGGGAGTGATTCTACCTTCGCACAGATTATCATTCCGCCTGTTGAAACAAAGGAATGGAAATTGTTCACCGACGGAGCCTCTAGCTCTGATGGCTCAGGGGCAGGGCTCATGTTAATTAACCGAGAAGGGCAAGAGTTTACTTATGCACTACGCTTCGAATTCAACACAACCAACAACGAAGCAGAGTACGAAGCTCTTCTCGCCGGGCTGAGAAGAGCGAAAGAGAAGAAAATCGAGCATTTGCAAGCCTTTATAGATTCCCAACTTGTTGCTAACCAGGTCTTAGGTATCTTCGAGGCAAGACAACCTACCATACAACCCTATCTATCAAAGGTCAGGGAGCTAATGGAAAGCTTCAGAAGCTTCACAATCGAACATGTGAGGAGGAGTCAAAATAAGAAAGCAGATGCCCTGACCAAATTAGCTTCCATCACCTTCGCGCACCTCGCAAAAGAAGTATTGGTCGAAGTGCTGGAAAAAAGGTCCATTGAAGCTCAGGAAGTCCACAACTTAGTCACTGAAGAAGAAAACACATGGATGAAGCCAATAAGGGAATACTTGGAACTCGGAATTCTACCCGAAGATAAAAAGGAAGCACGAAAGATCCGAATCAAAGCACCGTCATACAACATGATGAACGGAGCTCTGTATAGAAAATCTTTCCTCACCCCATGGATTCGATGTGTCGGACCAAACCAAGCTTCAATGATCACAAGAGAAATGCGTGAAGGTATATGTGGACTTCACTCCGGACCAAGGTTAATCGTAGCAAAGATACTAAGGATGGGGTACTACTGGCCAACCATGCACGAAGATACAGTCACGCTCTTACGAACCTGTGAGCCATGTTAG